A single Sylvia atricapilla isolate bSylAtr1 chromosome 29, bSylAtr1.pri, whole genome shotgun sequence DNA region contains:
- the KRT18 gene encoding keratin, type I cytoskeletal 18 — MSFSRRTVYSSSVRSGGMGTLGTPGIVPGRRFAPLGSAASVYAGAGGAGSRISVTRTLSSSGGAFGAGYGAGLGCNVFLGGSGAVANEKEAMQDLNDRLATYLEQVRSLERKNRQLETQIREFMAQKGPSAHDWSPQWELIEELRDKILESTVENARTVLQIDNARLAADDFRVKFEAELAIRLSVDGDIAGLRKVLDDTNMTRLQLEGDIEALREELILLRKDHDQEVQDLRAQVSQSALTVEVDAPRSQDLGKVLGELRAQYDALAQKNLEDLEKQWGQQITETTLEVTQSTKDLDTARGTVGALRRSLQTLEIDLEALRNQNAGLEAALAEAEARAGAHLAQVQLQVSAVEAELRDVRAQLQRQNEQHRELLGLKDRLEAEIATYRQLLEGDDGGFSLRDALDKETTATTAGTGTTQRVITETREVKVRTY, encoded by the exons ATGAGCTTCTCCCGCCGCACCGTCTATTCCAGCTCCGTCCGCTCCGGCGGGATGGGGACCCTCGGGACCCCTGGGATCGTCCCCGGCCGCCGCTTCGCCCCCCTGGGCAGCGCCGCCAGCGTGTAcgcgggggcggggggcgcggggtCCCGCATCTCCGTCACCCGcactctgagcagctctgggggggCCTTTGGGGCCGGTTATGGGGCCGGCCTGGGGTGTAATGTCTTTCTGGGGGGCTCCGGGGCCGTGGCCAACGAGAAGGAGGCGATGCAGGACCTCAACGACCGCCTGGCCACGTACCTGGAGCAGGTGCGGAGCCTGGAGCGGAAAAACCGGCAGCTGGAGACGCAAATCCGGGAGTTTATGGCCCAAAAGGGGCCCAGCGCCCATGACTGGAGCCCCCAATGGGAGCTGATCGAGGAGCTGCGGGACAAG ATCCTGGAGAGCACAGTGGAGAATGCACGGACGGTGCTGCAGATTGACAACGCGCGGCTGGCGGCCGATGACTTCCGGGTCAA GTTTGAGGCGGAGCTGGCCATCCGGCTGTCGGTGGATGGCGACATCGCGGGGCTGCGCAAGGTCTTGGACGACACCAACATGACGCGGCTGCAGCTTGAGGGGGACATTGAGGCCCTGCGTGAGGAGCTGATCCTGCTGCGCAAGGACCACGACCAG GAAGTGCAGGACCTGCGGGCGCAGGTCTCACAGTCAGCGCTGACGGTGGAGGTGGATGCACCGCGGTCGCAGGATTTAGGGAAGGTCCTGGGGGAGCTGCGGGCTCAGTACGATGCCCTGGCCCAGAAAAACCTGGAGGATCTGGAGAAGCAGTGGGGGCAGCAG ATCACGGAGACCACCCTGGAGGTGACTCAGAGCACAAAGGACCTGGACACAGCGCGAGGCACTGTCGGAGCCCTGCGTCGCTCACTGCAGACCCTTGAGATTGACCTTGAGGCCTTGCGCAATCAG AACGCGGGTCTGGAGGCAGCGCTGGCCGAGGCCGAGGCCCGGGCCGGGGCTCACCTGGCGCAGGTGCAGCTCCAGGTGAGCGCGGTAGAGGCGGAGCTGCGGGACGTGCGGGCACAGCTCCAGCGGCAGAACGAGCAGCACCGGGAGCTGCTCGGCCTCAAGGACCGGCTGGAGGCCGAGATCGCGACATATcggcagctgctggagggtgACGACGGCGGCTTCAG cctgaggGATGCCCTGGACAAGGAGACCACGGCCACCacggcagggacagggaccacCCAGCGCGTGATCACAGAGACCAGGGAGGTGAAGGTCCGCACCTACTGA
- the EIF4B gene encoding LOW QUALITY PROTEIN: eukaryotic translation initiation factor 4B (The sequence of the model RefSeq protein was modified relative to this genomic sequence to represent the inferred CDS: deleted 1 base in 1 codon) has protein sequence MAAPAAAKKKPKKGKTLTLTDFLAEDGGGGGGPTYIPKPVSWADETDDLEVSTTWHSNDDDVYRAPPIDRSILPTAPRAAREPNIDRSRLPKSPPYTAFLGNLPYDVTEESIKDFFRGLNISAVRLPREPTNPERLKGFGYAEFEDIDSLFQALSLNEESLGNRRIRVDVADQAQDKDRDDRCFGRDRDRFRDSERFESDWRARPAAPDTFDDYPPRRSDDGFGDRYRDRYDDRYRDGPRRDMDRGFGSRDRYDDRSRDYDRGYDSRIGSGRRAFGSGYRRDDDYRGYEDRYDRRDDRMDRWNSRDDYGRDDYRREDRGPTQRPKLNLKPRSAPKEEETSTAPAAQSSRAASIFGGAKPVDTAAREREVEERLQKEQEKLQRQLEDDKRIDRRPRERHPSWRSEENQERSRTGSESSQSGPAGPPGTSVGSGPTGRTTRRRESEKSLENEPLGKEEEPPSPPSKSREEKPKVMPAPPPKENAWMKRSSQNPPGNSQSSDSEQPSPTSGGPPGPSPHGDDGAPPKTPQRRAEELKPEGGRESSSKGRSCSRGPTGDPERRDPRKEHEPKKLEENPPSFSHASKYAALSMDGEDEGDDEEGAE, from the exons ATGGCGGCCCCAG cagcagcaaagaagaAGCCAAAGAAGGGGAAGACGCTGACGCTCACGGATTTCCTGGCGGAGGatggggggggcggggggggccCCACCTACATCCCCAAACCCGTGAGCTGGGCCGACGAGACCGACGACTTGGAAG TCTCCACCACCTGGCACAGCAATGATGATGACGTTTACCGGGCGCCTCCGATTGACCGCTCCATCCTTCCCACGGCGCCGCGCGCCGCCCGCGAGCCCAACATTGACAGAAGCCGCCTCCCCAAATCACCCCCCTACACGGCATTCCTGGGAAACCTGCCCTATGATGTCACGGAAGAGTCCATCAAAGATTTCTTCCGAGGGCTCAAT ATCAGCGCCGTGCGGCTCCCACGGGAACCCACCAATCCTGAGAGGTTGAAAGGTTTCGGATATGCGGAATTCGAGGATATCGATTCCCTGTTCCAGGCCCTGAGCCTCAACGAAGAG TCTTTAGGAAACAGAAGGATACGAGTGGATGTGGCAGATCAAGCTCAGGATAAAG ACCGGGACGATCGCTGCTTCGGCAGAGACCGGGATCGCTTCCGGGACTCGGAGCGGTTCGAGAGCGACTGGCGCGCACGTCCGGCTGCTCCCGACACCTTCGATGACTACCCCCCGCGCCGGAGTGACGATGGATTTGGGGACA GATATCGTGATCGCTATGATGACCGGTATCGGGACGGGCCACGGCGGGACATGGATCGTGGCTTTGGGAGCCGGGATCGCTACGACGACCGCAGCAGGGATTACGACCGAG gaTACGATTCCCGAATAGGCAGTGGCCGGAGAGCCTTTGGGAGCGGATACCGCCGGGATGATGACTACCGTGGCTATGAGGATCGTTATGACCGGCGGGATGACCGGATGGATCGGTGGAATTCCCGGGATGATTACGGCCGGGATGATTACCGCCGTGAGGACAGAG GTCCCACCCAGAGACCGAAGCTCAACCTGAAGCCCCGGAGTGCTCCCAAGGAAGAGGAAACTTCCACAGCTCCCGCTGCCCAATCCAGCCGGGCTGCTTCCATCTTCGGGGGAGCCAAGCCTGTGGATACAGCGGCTCGGGAGCGGGAAGTGGAGGAGCGGCtccagaaggagcaggaaaaactCCAGCGGCAGCTGGAGGATGACAAGAGGATCGACAGACGGCCCCGGGAAAG GCATCCGAGCTGGCGGAGCGAGGAGAACCAGGAGCGATCCCGGACAGGCAGCGAATCCTCCCAGAGTGGCCCTGCGGGACCACCAGGAACGTCTGTGGGCTCAGGCCCCACCGGCAGGA CCACACGGAGGAGGGAGAGTGAGAAATCCCTGGAAAATGAGCCTCTAGGAAAAGAGGAGGAGCCGCCCTCACCACCCTCCAAATCCCGGGAGGAGAAGCCGAAGGTGATGCCGGCGCCACCTCCCAAGGAAAACGCCTGGATGAAGCGGAGCAGCCAGAACCCCCCCGGCAATTCCCAGAGCTCTGACTCCGAGCAGCCCTCCCCGACAAG tgggGGTCCCCCTGGCCCCTCCCCCCATGGAGATGATGGGGCC CCCCCCAAGACCCCCCAGAGGAGAG cagaggaATTGAAGCCGGAGGGGGGTCgggagagcagctccaagggCCGGAGCTGCAGCCGCGGCCCCACAGGGGACCCTGAGAG GAGGGACCCTCGGAAGGAGCACGAGCCAAAGAAACTGGAGGAGAACCCCCCCTCT TTCAGCCATGCCAGCAAATATGCCGCGCTCTCCATGGATGGGGAGGATGAAGGTGATGATGAAGAAGGAGCTGAGTAA
- the LOC136372784 gene encoding keratin, type II cytoskeletal 8-like, whose protein sequence is MSVSIPPRQPLRSSSAFPGRSFSSRSFTAGPALRMSTAPALGPYGGLRGGSGALGGPSWVPAAGGGITAVTINRSLLAPLDVAVDPELQELRREEKEQIKTLNDKFAAFIDKVRFLEQQNKLLETKWGLLRAQPPPRSSLGGLLEGYVGTLRRQLEGLGQERQRLRTELGHVRGLVEEFKAKYEEEINHRTEKENEFVLLKKDVDEAYMSKVELESRLESLTDEINFLRQLYEEELQELQAQVSDTAVVVSMDNSRQLDMAGVLADVRAQYEDIAGRSRAEAEGLYQVKYEELKTAAGKQGDDLRQTRSQIQELNRRIQRIQAEIEALKNQRSGLDAAVAEAEERGELALRDARAKLGGLEGALAQAKQDLARQLREYQELMNVKLALDIEIATYRKLLEGEESRLEAAVQNLSIHTKSSRYLGGFGGGFVGGFGEVFGGAVVSSGYSVPPPLPEGTAPPKSRAIVIKKIETRDGKLVSESSDILES, encoded by the exons ATGTCGGTCTCCATCCCTCCCCGGCAGCCGCTCCGGAGTAGCTCTGCCTTTCCGGGACGTTCCTTCTCGTCCCGCTCCTTCACGGCCGGCCCGGCGCTGAGGATGAGCACGGCGCCGGCCCTCGGCCCTTACGGGGGGCTCCGTGGCGGCTCCGGGGCGCTTGGGGGTCCCTCGTGGGtcccggcggcgggcggggggatCACGGCCGTCACCATCAACCGGAGTCTCCTGGCGCCGCTGGACGTAGCCGTGGATCccgagctgcaggagctgcgccgggaggagaaggagcagatcAAGACCCTCAACGATAAATTCGCCGCCTTCATCGACAag GTGCggttcctggagcagcagaacaaacTCCTGGAGACCAAGTGGGGGCTGCTGCGGGCACAGCCCCCACCCCGCAGCAGCCTCGGGGGGCTCCTCGAGGGCTACGTGGGGACCCTGCGGCGGCAGCTCGAGGGACTTGGGCAGGAGCGGCAGCGGCTGCGCACAGAGCTCGGCCACGTCCGGGGGCTCGTTGAGGAGTTCAAGGCCAA GTATGAGGAGGAGATCAACCATcgcacagagaaggaaaatgagttTGTTCTGCTCAAAAAG GATGTGGATGAAGCCTACATGTCCAAGGTGGAGCTGGAATCACGCCTGGAGAGCCTCACGGACGAGATAAACTTCCTGCGGCAGCTCTATGAGGAG gagctgcaggagctgcaggcacaggtgTCAGACACGGCCGTGGTGGTGTCCATGGACAACAGCCGCCAGCTGGACATGGCCGGGGTCCTGGCGGATGTGCGGGCGCAGTATGAGGACATTGCTGGCCGCAGCCGCGCTGAGGCTGAAGGCCTCTACCAGGTCAAG TATGAAGAACTGAAGACGGCAGCCGGGAAGCAGGGAGACGACCTGCGCCAGACGCGGAGCCAGATCCAGGAGCTGAACCGCCGGATCCAGCGCATCCAGGCAGAGATTGAGGCTCTGAAAAATCAG CGCTctgggctggatgcagcagtggcagaggcTGAGGAGCGTGGAGAGCTGGCACTGAGGGACGCCCGGGCCAAGCTgggggggctggagggggcCCTGGCCCAGGCCAAGCAGGACCTGGCCCGACAGCTCCGGGAATACCAGGAGCTCATGAACGtcaagctggccttggacattgAGATTGCGACCTacaggaagctgctggagggCGAGGAGAGCAG gCTCGAGGCTGCTGTGCAGAACCTGAGCATCCACACCAAGTCTTCGAGGTATCTGG GTGGATTCGGGGGAGGTTTTgtggggggatttggggaggtgTTTGGGGGGGCCGTGGTCAGCTCGGGGTACTCAGTGCCCCCCCCACTCCCCGAGGGCACGGCCCCCCCAAAATCCCGTGCCATCGTCATCAAGAAGATCGAGACCCGTGACGGGAAACTCGTGTCCGAGTCCTCCGACATCCTGGAAAGCTGA